TTTCTGCCTGCGGGTGGCCAAGATCGTCAAAGAGAATAGCGATATTCGGACGGTGCATTACGTGGCGCCCTCGGTCTGGGCGTGGCGCGAGGGGCGCGCGGCGAAGATGGGACGCGTCATTGACCATGTGCTGGCGCTACTGCCCTTCGAGCCACCCTTGATGGAGGCCGCCGGGATGGAGTGCGATTTCGTGGGCCATCCGGTGGTGAGCGAGCCACAGGCCAGTGCGGCGGAGGTGGCGGCGTTTCGGGATGAGGCGGGGCTTGGCGATGCGCCGGTTCTGATGGTCTTGCCCGGGTCGCGCCGGGGCGAGGTGGCCCGGCTGGGGCCGATTTTTGGCGCGGCCCTGCGCGAGGTCTGCGCGGCGCGGCCTGATTTGCGGCTGGTGCTGCCGACCACGGCGGCACGGGCCGAAGAGGTGCGCGCGCTGGTGGCCGATTGGCCGGGGGCGCCGGTCGTTGTGGCCCCCGAGGGGGAGGCCGAGGCCGACAAGGCGCGCAAGGCCGCGGCTTTCGGGGCGGCGGATTATGCGCTGGCGGCGTCGGGGACGGTGTCGTTGGAGCTGGCGGCGGCAGATGTGCCGATGGTGATCGCCTATGACGCGGCGTGGCTGAGCCGCCAGATCATCGCCTGGATGCTGAAGATCGACACGCTGACATTGGTGAACTTGGTGAGCGAGACCCGCGCGGTGCCGGAGTTCAACGGCAAGGAGTGCCGGGCCGAGTTGATCGCCCCCGGTGTGCTGCGGATGATGGAGCATCCAGAGGCGCAGCGTGAAGCAATGCGCCTGACCATGGAGCGGCTGGGCCGGGGGGGCGAGGAACCGGGCCTGCGCGCGGCGCGGGCGGTGTTGAAACGCTTGTGACGCGAGGCCCCGGGTCAGGCCCGGGGCGCGGGGGCGGACCATGTTGAGGGATCGAGCCGGAAGTAGGTGACGAGCTGATCGTAGACTTGCGGTTCGGCGTGCTTGAGCCGGTCGGGGGTTTCGAAGAAGGCTTCGACCGCGACGGCGAAGAATTCTTCGTGGCCTTCGGCACCGTAGGGGTCGATTGCCGTGCGGCGCCTGGCCTCGACATTGGCCGCGTGACGGTCATACGCATCAACGAAGATGCGCGCCCAATCGGCGAAGCTTTGATTGCCAAGGTCCGGGGCGCCGTTGGTATGGCCCGAGAGGTCGTCCAACTGGTGGGCGAATTCGTGGATCACCACGTTGTGGCCGTCGCGATCATTGCGCGCGCCTTGGTCGCTGTGTTGCCATGATAGGATGACCGGCCCGCGCGACCAGCTTTCGCCGGTGCGCACGACCTCTTGTTCGGTGACGACATAACCGCTGTGCCGTTGTTGCCGGGATTTGAAGGCGCCGGGATAGACGAGGATCGTGGTCAGGTGGCTGTACCAGGCGGGCGAGTTGGCGACCAATAGGCAGGCCTGCGCCGCGATGGAGAGGCGCATTTCGCGGGTCACTTCAAGCCCGTTGCAGCCGAGGAACTGCACCTGATCGAGGAAGAGGTTGATCTTGCCTTCGAAGGTGGCGCGCAGATCGGCGGGCAGTTTTCGCGTCAGCGGCACGTGGTCGGCGACGATGGCGCGGTCATCGTCGGAGAGGGGCATGGCCAGAAGGTCAGTGCGGGCCTGTTGTTTCTGCCACCGGCGATAGGCAATCCAGCCCAAGACGAGCAGGCCAAGAGCGAGGGCGAGATAGAGCGGCATGGGCGGCGCGGGCTCAGTCGCCGCGCCAGATCCAGCCGCCGCCGAAGATGCGGGAGCTGTCACTGTCGTAGAAGACGCAGGCCTGACCGGGGGATACGCCCTCCTCGGGGGTCAGAAGCTCGACCTCGGCCTCGGTTTCCGAGATGGGCCGGATCACCGCCTCACGCGGGGGGCGGGTGGAGCGGACCTTGACCGCGACATGCCATTCTTCTTGGCTGTCGAAGGGGGCATCGCCGAGCCAGTTGATCTCGCGCACCGGGACTTTGCGGGTGGCGAGCATGTCTTTGGGGCCGACGACCACCTGGCGGTTGTCGACATCGAGTTTCACCACGTAGAGCGGATCGGACAGCCCGCCGATGCCAAGGCCGCGGCGTTGACCGATGGTGTAGTGGATCACGCCGTTGTGCTCGCCCAGAACGCGGCCATCGGCATGGACGATGTCACCGGGTTCGGCCGCGCCGGGGCGCAGTTTCTCGATCACCGATGCGTAGTTGCCGTTGGGGACAAAGCAGATGTCCTGACTGTCGGGTTTGTCGGCGACTTGCAGGCCGTACTTGGCCGCAAGTTCGCGGGTGGCGTCCTTGGAGGGCAGGTGGCCCAGCGGGAAGCGCAGGAAATCAAGCTGTTCCGGGGTGGTCGAGAACAGGAAATAGCTTTGGTCGCGGTTTGCATCCGCCGCGCTGTGTAGCTCCGGTCCATTCGCGCCGACCATCCGTTGGATGTAGTGGCCGGTCGCCATGCAGTCGGCCTCCAGATCCTTGGCGGTTTCCAGCAGGTCCTTGAACTTCACCCGCTCGTTGCAGCGGATGCAGGGCACGGGGGTTGCGCCCGCAAGGTAGCTGTCGGCGAATTCGTCGATCACCGCGTCCTTGAAGATGTTTTCATAGTCGAGGACGTAATGGGGGAAGCCCATGTCCTCGGCCACGCGGCGGGCATCGTGGATGTCGATCCCGGCACAGCAGGCGCCCTTCTTGGCCAGTGCCGCACCGTGATCGTAAAGTTGCAGGGTGACGCCCACAACATCATAGCCTTCCTCGGCCAGCATGGCGGCCACGACGGAACTGTCGACGCCGCCCGACATGGCGACGACGACTCGCGTGTCGGCCGGGGCCTTGGGCAGGCCCAGAGAATTCAGCGGGGTTTCTAACGGCATGGCAGCCATCCTTGTGGGTCGCGGGTTTCAAGCGGAATATATGAAAATCCTATGCACTCTCAAGGTGCGGTTTCACCCCTGTTTAAGCAGATTGACGCCATGGTGGGGCAGGAACCTTCAAGAGGGTGAGAGCCATGTATCTCAAGAAAGTCGATGGGCCAAGGGCGGTGACCCTGCCTGATGGAACCGTGATGACACTGGCGGACCTGCCGCCCCCCGAGACCTGCCGATGGGTCGTGTCACGCAAGCTGGCGGTGGTGCGGGGCGTGGCCTACGGGTTGATCAGCGAGGGTGATGCGCTCAAGCAGTATGGATTGAGCGAGGAGGAATTTCATGAATGGGTTCAGTCGGTTATGCGGGATGGCACCGAGGGGTTGAAAGCCACGTTCCACCAGAAAAGGAAAGAATGACTGGACAACCATAGGGAGAGTACGTAATTTGTTCTTCATCGGTAACCTGTAGTTAACCAATATTGTCCAAGGTTGGTCAGGAACCTGAACAACCAAAGTGGAGACCCCCTTATGCGAGTGCTGCTGGTAGAAGATGACCCCACAACGTCGAAAAGCATCGAGTTGATGCTGACCCATGCCAACCTGAACGTCTATACCACGGACCTTGGGGAGGAAGGGATCGACCTTGCCAAATTGTATGACTATGACCTGATCCTTCTGGACCTTGGCCTGCCGGATATGCCGGGGCACGAGGTGCTGCGGCAGGTGCGGCTGGCCCGGATCGAAACGCCCATCCTGATCCTCAGCGGGGCGGATGACACCGAAAGCAAGATCAAGGGCTTTGGCTTTGGCGCCGATGATTACCTGACCAAACCGTTTCACCGCGAGGAACTGGTGGCGCGGATTCACGCGATCATCCGCCGCTCCAAGGGGCATTCGCAATCGGTCATTCGCACCGGCAAGATCAACGTCAACCTGGATGCCAAGACGGTGGATGTGGAGGGCAAGACCGTCCACCTGACCGGCAAGGAATACCAGATGCTTGAGCTGCTGAGCCTGCGCAAGGGCACGACCCTGACCAAGGAGATGTTCCTCAATCACCTTTACGGCGGCATGGATGAACCGGAGTTGAAGATCATCGATGTCTTCATCTGCAAGCTGCGCAAGAAACTGTCGGAGGCGACGGGCGGCGACAGTTATATCGAAACGGTCTGGGGACGCGGTTATGTCTTGCGTGACCCGGAACCGAACGAGATGGGCGATCAGCCCTTGGCCATCGGGGCCTGATCCCGGTCGTCTTTGGCCCGGCATCTCCCCCCAGATGTCCCCGGGCCGAAAAGAGGGGCGCGCTGCCGAACCCGGTGGCGCGCCTTTTTCGTTGCGCTGCACCTTTGCCTCCCGACTTTGGTACGTTGTGATTTGCATCGGAGCACTGGACCTCAGCGGCGCTGGGGCCTAACACTTTGAGCGATGAGACCCGGGTCTGGGCGGCCTGTTGGATGAGGGGGTACGGATGAGCGACGAGGTGGCGGTGAAAAGCCTGGGCGAGGCAGAGGCGAAGGCCGAGTTGGAGCGGCTGGCCAAAGCGATTGCCCGCGCGAATGCCGCCTATCACACCCATGACGCGCCCGAGATCACGGATGCCGAATTTGACGCCCTGAAGGCCCGCAACGCGGCGATCGAGGCGCGGTTCCCGCATCTCAAGCGCACCGACAGCCCCAGCGAAAGCGTGGGCGCGGCCCCGGCGGAGGGCTTTGCCAAGGTCACCCATGCGGTGCGGATGCTGAGCCTTGGCAATGCCTTCGAGGATGAGGACATCAGTGATTTCGACGAGCGTATCCGCCGTTATCTCGGGATGGGTGAGGCCGAGGCACTGCATTACACCAGCGAGCCGAAGATCGACGGGCTGAGCCTGTCGTTGCGTTATGAGGGGGGGCGGCTCGTGCAGGCGGCGACGCGGGGCGACGGGGCCGTGGGCGAGAATGTCACCGCCAATGCCCGCACCATCGACGATATTCCCGAGCGTCTGGAGGGGGCGCCCGATGTTCTGGAGGTGCGCGGCGAGGTTTACATGAGCCACGCCGATTTCGAGGCGCTGAACACCCGGCAGACCGAGCGGGGCGACAAGACATTTGCCAACCCGCGCAACGCCGCCGCCGGGAGCCTGCGACAGTTGGATTCGCGGATCACCAAGGCGCGGCCCTTGAGGTTTTTCGCCTATGCCTGGGGCGAGGTGAGCGCGCCATTGGGCGAGACACAGATGGGCGCGATTGAGCGGTTGCAGGGGCTGGGGTTCGTGACCAATCCGCTGACAGCCTTGTGCGATGGACCGCGCGAGATGCTGGCGCATTACGGCAGGATCGAACAGATGCGCAGCGAGTTGGGCTATGACATCGACGGGGTGGTGTACAAGGTTAATGACCTTGCCCTGCAAAAGCGGCTGGGATTCCGTAGTACCACGCCGCGTTGGGCGATTGCGCATAAGTTTCCCGCTGAACTGGCCTGGACCCGGCTGGAGGGGATCGACATCCAGGTGGGGCGGACCGGCGCGCTGTCGCCGGTGGCGCGGCTGCATCCGGTGACGGTGGGCGGTGTGGTGGTCAGCAACGCCACCCTGCACAACGAGGATTACATCGCCGGGCGCGATGCCAAGGGCAATGAAATTCGTGGCGGCAAGGATATTCGCGTGGGCGACTGGGTGCAGGTGTACCGCGCGGGTGATGTCATCCCGAAGGTGGCGGATGTGGACCTTGCCAAGCGGCCCGAAGGGGCCGAGCCCTATGTGTTTCCGCAGGAATGCCCGGAGTGCGGCAGTGATGCGATCCGTGAGGATGGTGATGCGGTGCGCCGCTGTACCGGGGGCCTGATCTGCCCCGCGCAGGCGGTGGAAAAGCTCAAGCATTTTGTGTCACGCGCGGCCTTTGACATCGAAGGGCTGGGTGCGAAACAGGTGGAGCAGTTTTACCTTGATGGCTGGATCAAGGAGCCCGCGGATATTTTCACTTTGAAAGAACGCTATGGGCCGGGGTGCCTGACCCAGTTGAAGAACCGTGAAGGCTGGGGCGAAAAAAGCGCCGAGAAGCTGTTTGAGGCGATTGATGCGCGGCGTGAAATCGCGCTCGGCCGAGTGATTTTCGCGCTGGGTATCCGCCATGTGGGCGAACAGGTGAGCAATATGCTGGCCCGGTTTTATGGCACATGGGGGGATTTCATCGCTGCAATGGACGGAGCCGCCGAGATGGAAGGCCCGGAGTGGGAGCGGCTTCTGGGGATCGACGGTGTGGGCGAGGTTCTGGCGCAAAGCCTTGTGACGACATTCGCGCAGGAGCATGAGCGCGCAAGTATCAACCGGCTGGTGGCGCATCTGGAGATCGAAGCGGCGGAGCGCCCTGATACTGAAGGCAGCCCCGTGGCGGGCAAGACGGTGGTGTTCACCGGCAGCTTGGAAAAGATGACCCGCGCCGAGGCCAAGGCGCGGGCGGAATCGCTGGGCGCGAAAGTGTCGGGAAGCGTCAGTGCCAAGACTGATTTGGTGGTCGC
Above is a genomic segment from Roseovarius bejariae containing:
- the lpxB gene encoding lipid-A-disaccharide synthase; amino-acid sequence: MRVFVIAGEASGDRLGAALMAGLKQLESVEFLGVGGPLMEAEGLTSQFPMEELSVMGIIEVLPKYFHLKRRIREVAEAILAAKPDVVISIDSPDFCLRVAKIVKENSDIRTVHYVAPSVWAWREGRAAKMGRVIDHVLALLPFEPPLMEAAGMECDFVGHPVVSEPQASAAEVAAFRDEAGLGDAPVLMVLPGSRRGEVARLGPIFGAALREVCAARPDLRLVLPTTAARAEEVRALVADWPGAPVVVAPEGEAEADKARKAAAFGAADYALAASGTVSLELAAADVPMVIAYDAAWLSRQIIAWMLKIDTLTLVNLVSETRAVPEFNGKECRAELIAPGVLRMMEHPEAQREAMRLTMERLGRGGEEPGLRAARAVLKRL
- a CDS encoding zinc-dependent peptidase; translated protein: MPLYLALALGLLVLGWIAYRRWQKQQARTDLLAMPLSDDDRAIVADHVPLTRKLPADLRATFEGKINLFLDQVQFLGCNGLEVTREMRLSIAAQACLLVANSPAWYSHLTTILVYPGAFKSRQQRHSGYVVTEQEVVRTGESWSRGPVILSWQHSDQGARNDRDGHNVVIHEFAHQLDDLSGHTNGAPDLGNQSFADWARIFVDAYDRHAANVEARRRTAIDPYGAEGHEEFFAVAVEAFFETPDRLKHAEPQVYDQLVTYFRLDPSTWSAPAPRA
- the mnmA gene encoding tRNA 2-thiouridine(34) synthase MnmA produces the protein MPLETPLNSLGLPKAPADTRVVVAMSGGVDSSVVAAMLAEEGYDVVGVTLQLYDHGAALAKKGACCAGIDIHDARRVAEDMGFPHYVLDYENIFKDAVIDEFADSYLAGATPVPCIRCNERVKFKDLLETAKDLEADCMATGHYIQRMVGANGPELHSAADANRDQSYFLFSTTPEQLDFLRFPLGHLPSKDATRELAAKYGLQVADKPDSQDICFVPNGNYASVIEKLRPGAAEPGDIVHADGRVLGEHNGVIHYTIGQRRGLGIGGLSDPLYVVKLDVDNRQVVVGPKDMLATRKVPVREINWLGDAPFDSQEEWHVAVKVRSTRPPREAVIRPISETEAEVELLTPEEGVSPGQACVFYDSDSSRIFGGGWIWRGD
- a CDS encoding DUF1153 domain-containing protein; this encodes MYLKKVDGPRAVTLPDGTVMTLADLPPPETCRWVVSRKLAVVRGVAYGLISEGDALKQYGLSEEEFHEWVQSVMRDGTEGLKATFHQKRKE
- the ctrA gene encoding response regulator transcription factor CtrA produces the protein MRVLLVEDDPTTSKSIELMLTHANLNVYTTDLGEEGIDLAKLYDYDLILLDLGLPDMPGHEVLRQVRLARIETPILILSGADDTESKIKGFGFGADDYLTKPFHREELVARIHAIIRRSKGHSQSVIRTGKINVNLDAKTVDVEGKTVHLTGKEYQMLELLSLRKGTTLTKEMFLNHLYGGMDEPELKIIDVFICKLRKKLSEATGGDSYIETVWGRGYVLRDPEPNEMGDQPLAIGA
- the ligA gene encoding NAD-dependent DNA ligase LigA, with amino-acid sequence MSDEVAVKSLGEAEAKAELERLAKAIARANAAYHTHDAPEITDAEFDALKARNAAIEARFPHLKRTDSPSESVGAAPAEGFAKVTHAVRMLSLGNAFEDEDISDFDERIRRYLGMGEAEALHYTSEPKIDGLSLSLRYEGGRLVQAATRGDGAVGENVTANARTIDDIPERLEGAPDVLEVRGEVYMSHADFEALNTRQTERGDKTFANPRNAAAGSLRQLDSRITKARPLRFFAYAWGEVSAPLGETQMGAIERLQGLGFVTNPLTALCDGPREMLAHYGRIEQMRSELGYDIDGVVYKVNDLALQKRLGFRSTTPRWAIAHKFPAELAWTRLEGIDIQVGRTGALSPVARLHPVTVGGVVVSNATLHNEDYIAGRDAKGNEIRGGKDIRVGDWVQVYRAGDVIPKVADVDLAKRPEGAEPYVFPQECPECGSDAIREDGDAVRRCTGGLICPAQAVEKLKHFVSRAAFDIEGLGAKQVEQFYLDGWIKEPADIFTLKERYGPGCLTQLKNREGWGEKSAEKLFEAIDARREIALGRVIFALGIRHVGEQVSNMLARFYGTWGDFIAAMDGAAEMEGPEWERLLGIDGVGEVLAQSLVTTFAQEHERASINRLVAHLEIEAAERPDTEGSPVAGKTVVFTGSLEKMTRAEAKARAESLGAKVSGSVSAKTDLVVAGPGAGSKAKKAEELGVEMIDEDGWLDLIGDA